The following proteins come from a genomic window of Acinetobacter baumannii:
- a CDS encoding DUF1852 domain-containing protein, protein MSKEFTFTIKSICFDENYRPADNTRITTNFANLARGMSREENLRNTLRMIDNRFNALAHWDNPKGDRYGVELEIISVEMNIDAENRTSGLPLIEILKTNIVDKKTNERIEGIVGNNFSSYVRDYDFSVLLLDHNKNKSTFSTPEKFGELHGNLFKSFINSETYKANFKKAPVICLSVSTSKVYHRTENEHPVLGVEYKQEDYSLTDEYFQKMGLKVRYFMPPHSVAPLAFYFTGDLLSDYTNLELISTISTMETFQKIYRPEIYNANSVAGKSYQPSLKHQDYSLTRIVYDREERSRLAIEQGKFVEEQFIKPYQAILEQWSANYAPN, encoded by the coding sequence ATGAGTAAAGAATTTACATTTACGATTAAGAGTATTTGTTTCGATGAGAACTATCGTCCAGCAGACAATACGCGTATTACAACCAACTTTGCTAACTTGGCGAGAGGGATGAGCCGCGAAGAAAATTTGCGCAACACATTACGGATGATCGACAATCGTTTCAATGCCTTAGCTCATTGGGACAACCCTAAGGGCGACCGCTATGGCGTTGAACTTGAAATCATTTCAGTTGAAATGAACATTGATGCCGAAAACCGTACTAGCGGGCTTCCTCTCATCGAAATATTGAAAACCAATATTGTTGATAAAAAGACCAATGAACGCATCGAAGGCATTGTAGGTAATAACTTCTCGTCTTATGTACGTGACTATGACTTTAGTGTGCTGTTGTTAGATCACAACAAAAACAAGTCTACGTTTAGCACGCCAGAAAAGTTTGGTGAATTGCACGGCAACTTGTTTAAGAGCTTTATTAACTCTGAGACTTATAAAGCCAACTTTAAAAAGGCACCAGTCATTTGCTTAAGCGTTTCAACAAGTAAGGTGTATCACCGTACTGAAAACGAACATCCTGTTTTGGGTGTCGAATACAAGCAAGAAGACTATTCATTAACCGATGAATATTTCCAAAAAATGGGCTTAAAGGTTCGCTATTTCATGCCGCCGCATAGCGTTGCGCCGTTAGCGTTCTACTTTACTGGCGATTTGTTGAGTGATTACACCAACCTTGAGTTGATTAGTACCATTAGTACGATGGAAACCTTCCAAAAGATTTACCGTCCTGAAATTTACAATGCAAATTCAGTGGCTGGAAAGTCTTATCAACCAAGCTTGAAGCACCAAGATTATTCACTTACTCGAATTGTGTATGACCGTGAAGAACGTAGCCGTCTGGCTATAGAGCAGGGGAAGTTTGTTGAAGAGCAATTTATCAAACCATACCAAGCGATTCTTGAGCAGTGGTCTGCGAATTACGCTCCTAATTAA